The following is a genomic window from Amycolatopsis cihanbeyliensis.
GCGGGCCAGCCAGCGGGCCGCGGTCAGGTCACCCTGGGTGATCGGGCCGACCTCCACCTCGAACCGCAGCTCATCGAACATCTCCCGACCCTGCCGGATCACGGCGGCCAGCTCCTCCGGCCCGTGCACCAGCCCCGGGCGCCCCGGCCAGGTGCCGACGAACCCCGGCGACACCACCCCGCGCGCGACGCTCTCCAGCCGGTCCGGTTCACCGTTCCACAACTCGTGCAGCCAACGGTCGTAGCTCACTGCTGCCACAGCCAGAACTCCACTCCCTGGTTGTCCACGCAGTCCGCGGTGCGCCCGTAGGGCTGCTGCCCGACCTCGCGCACCCGACCGCCCTGGGCACCGACCCGCTCGACGGCGGCGTCCAGGTCGTCCACGGCGTACATCATCTTCCAGCCGGGGTAGGGCTGCCCGCCCCACAGCCCGGCGTCCGGCAGCCCGGAGCCCTCGATCCGCCAGGCCCGGTCCACGAACCCGGCGCCGAACTGCCAGCCCAGCACCGCGCCGTAGAACGCCTTGGCCGCCTCGTCGTCCGGCACGGTGAAGGTGAA
Proteins encoded in this region:
- a CDS encoding nuclear transport factor 2 family protein, giving the protein MAAVSYDRWLHELWNGEPDRLESVARGVVSPGFVGTWPGRPGLVHGPEELAAVIRQGREMFDELRFEVEVGPITQGDLTAARWLARGVHQGAACEFRGHDLLRSGPEGFTEYWVLAEDPTG